In Amycolatopsis endophytica, the following are encoded in one genomic region:
- a CDS encoding RsiG family protein: MIEVRPGGRRRIDRVLDPGYVRGLADLSLGQLRERRDEAAQEETDLSYLRRLLHARIDIVRAEQERRRSGGDSIVDQLATILSDNALRPARGSGRYQQLEPSRAGEYRRQAEALVGNADLTDVGALSDGKLADTLDDYNGEEASVSQRRREVQGVVDLFNAEIAARYAKGSANVDDLLAAERADDL, encoded by the coding sequence GTGATCGAAGTCCGGCCGGGCGGGCGCCGTCGCATCGACCGTGTCCTGGACCCCGGCTACGTGCGGGGCCTCGCCGACCTGTCGCTCGGGCAGCTGCGCGAGCGCCGCGACGAGGCCGCGCAGGAGGAGACCGATCTCTCCTACCTGCGGCGGCTCCTGCACGCGCGGATCGACATCGTGCGTGCCGAGCAGGAGCGCCGCCGCTCCGGTGGGGACAGCATCGTCGACCAGCTCGCCACGATCCTGTCCGACAACGCGCTGCGGCCCGCCCGCGGCTCCGGGCGATACCAGCAGCTGGAGCCCTCGCGCGCCGGCGAGTACCGCCGCCAGGCCGAGGCACTGGTGGGCAACGCGGACCTGACCGACGTCGGTGCCCTCTCCGACGGCAAGCTCGCCGACACCCTCGACGACTACAACGGCGAAGAGGCGTCGGTCTCCCAGCGCCGGCGCGAAGTGCAGGGCGTGGTCGACCTGTTCAACGCCGAGATCGCCGCCCGCTACGCGAAGGGCTCGGCCAACGTGGACGACCTGCTGGCGGCGGAGCGGGCGGACGATCTCTGA
- a CDS encoding DUF3073 domain-containing protein, with product MGRGRAKAKQTKVARELKYSTHDTDFAALQRELSGQSSNSHPHDEDEAFEDPYADEYDDYRR from the coding sequence ATGGGGCGCGGCCGGGCCAAGGCCAAGCAGACGAAGGTGGCGCGAGAGCTCAAGTACAGCACTCACGACACAGATTTCGCTGCGCTTCAGCGCGAGCTGTCAGGACAGTCCTCCAACTCTCATCCTCATGACGAGGACGAGGCGTTCGAGGACCCGTACGCCGACGAGTACGACGACTACCGTCGTTGA
- a CDS encoding 3-hydroxybutyryl-CoA dehydrogenase — translation MADIQRVGVVGAGLMGSGIAEVHARAGAHVTITEVSQPALDAGRARIDKSLQRAVKAGKLRTEDADAALGRLTFTTDMGAFADHDLVIEAVIEQEQAKVEVFRSLDKIVERPDAIFASNTSSIPIMKLGMATGRPQQVVGIHFFNPVPVLPLVELVPSLLTGDETIKRADEHVTTALGKTVIRSQDRAGFIVNSLLVPYLLSAVRMIESGFASAEDIDRGMELGTAHPMGPLRLSDLIGLDTIKAIAESMYDEFKEPLYSPPPLLLRMVDAGLLGKKSGRGFYSYG, via the coding sequence ATGGCGGACATCCAGCGAGTAGGCGTGGTCGGAGCCGGGTTGATGGGCTCCGGTATCGCCGAGGTGCACGCGCGTGCGGGTGCGCACGTGACGATCACCGAGGTGAGCCAGCCGGCGTTGGACGCCGGCCGCGCGCGCATCGACAAGTCACTGCAGCGTGCCGTGAAGGCGGGCAAGCTGCGGACCGAGGACGCCGACGCGGCGCTCGGCAGGCTCACGTTCACCACGGACATGGGCGCGTTCGCCGATCACGACCTCGTGATCGAGGCCGTGATCGAGCAGGAGCAGGCCAAGGTCGAGGTGTTCCGTTCGCTGGACAAGATCGTCGAGCGGCCGGACGCGATCTTCGCCTCCAACACCTCCTCCATCCCGATCATGAAGCTGGGCATGGCCACCGGCCGTCCGCAGCAGGTGGTCGGCATCCACTTCTTCAACCCGGTCCCGGTGCTGCCGCTGGTCGAGCTGGTGCCCTCGCTCCTGACCGGCGACGAGACGATCAAGCGCGCCGACGAGCACGTCACCACCGCGCTCGGCAAGACCGTGATCCGCTCGCAGGACCGCGCCGGGTTCATCGTGAACTCGCTGCTGGTGCCGTACCTGCTGTCCGCGGTGCGCATGATCGAGTCCGGGTTCGCCTCGGCGGAGGACATCGACCGCGGCATGGAGCTGGGCACCGCGCACCCGATGGGTCCGCTGCGGCTGTCCGACCTGATCGGCCTGGACACGATCAAGGCGATCGCCGAGTCGATGTACGACGAGTTCAAGGAGCCCCTCTACTCGCCGCCGCCGTTGCTGCTGCGCATGGTCGACGCGGGGCTGCTGGGCAAGAAGAGCGGCCGCGGCTTCTACTCCTACGGCTGA
- a CDS encoding Gfo/Idh/MocA family protein, with product MDEPLRVGLVGAGPWAHNVHAPGLADHPATRLSAVFARREEAARELAKPYDAEVCASLDELLGQVDAVAFAVPPATQAELAAEAAKAGKHVILEKPIAADVAGAERLADAVAGAGVASLVMLTLRYATSTRDWLAGLAAAGGWRGGGVRWLSGALLDGPYAASSWRQEDGGTLADVGPHAFDLLDAALGTIERVSSAHRGPDDLWHVVFEHEGGALSSATLSLRLPLRPAVVECAVYGEHGYRTLGRRDGVAAQSYTAMLDDFAALADTGTTSHPCDVTRGLHIQRLLESTRSLAR from the coding sequence GTGGACGAACCCCTGCGCGTCGGGCTGGTCGGCGCGGGCCCGTGGGCGCACAACGTGCACGCGCCCGGTCTCGCCGACCACCCGGCGACGCGGCTGAGTGCGGTGTTCGCCCGCCGCGAAGAGGCCGCCCGTGAACTGGCGAAGCCCTACGACGCCGAGGTGTGCGCCAGCCTGGACGAGCTGCTCGGCCAGGTCGACGCGGTCGCGTTCGCGGTGCCGCCCGCGACCCAGGCGGAGCTGGCCGCCGAGGCGGCGAAGGCGGGCAAGCACGTCATCCTGGAGAAGCCGATCGCGGCGGATGTCGCGGGCGCCGAACGCCTCGCGGACGCCGTGGCCGGTGCGGGCGTGGCGAGCCTGGTGATGCTGACGCTGCGCTACGCGACTTCGACGAGGGACTGGCTGGCCGGTCTCGCCGCGGCGGGCGGCTGGCGTGGGGGCGGGGTGCGGTGGTTGTCCGGCGCGCTGCTCGACGGTCCCTACGCGGCCTCGTCGTGGCGGCAGGAGGACGGCGGCACCCTCGCCGATGTCGGGCCGCACGCGTTCGACCTGCTGGACGCCGCGCTCGGCACGATCGAGCGGGTCTCCTCGGCACATCGCGGGCCGGACGACCTGTGGCATGTGGTGTTCGAGCACGAGGGCGGCGCGCTCAGCTCGGCGACCCTGTCGCTGCGGCTGCCGTTGCGGCCGGCGGTGGTCGAGTGCGCGGTGTACGGCGAGCACGGGTACCGCACGCTGGGCCGCAGGGACGGCGTGGCGGCCCAGTCCTACACGGCGATGCTCGACGACTTCGCCGCGCTGGCCGACACGGGCACGACATCCCACCCGTGCGACGTGACCCGCGGCCTGCACATCCAGCGTCTGCTCGAAAGCACCCGTTCACTCGCTCGGTGA
- a CDS encoding VanZ family protein, which translates to MEVLLSSFGILLPVAVIVLPFALFTWRLLVQRRRRTRPTWIAASTAGIDVGAVLLAALVLALTMIPVAGGHTSSLHLVPGSDIVTEFADDGALWQIAGNLVLLAPLGALVPLRVTRLHSVARVAWAAFVASGAIELTQFVLHVGRVTSTDDVLLNTLGAAAGATLSCGWKRDHEVLAIPAPRRPTREGGPVRV; encoded by the coding sequence GTGGAGGTTCTGCTCTCGAGCTTCGGGATACTGCTCCCGGTCGCCGTCATCGTCCTGCCGTTCGCCCTGTTCACGTGGCGTCTGCTCGTCCAGAGACGCCGCCGCACCCGTCCGACGTGGATCGCCGCCTCGACCGCCGGGATCGATGTCGGCGCCGTTCTGCTCGCCGCGCTGGTGCTGGCGCTGACCATGATCCCCGTCGCGGGCGGGCACACCAGTTCGCTGCACCTGGTGCCGGGATCGGACATTGTCACGGAGTTCGCCGACGACGGTGCGCTGTGGCAGATCGCGGGCAACCTGGTGCTGCTGGCCCCGCTCGGCGCGCTGGTGCCGCTGCGGGTGACGCGCCTGCATTCGGTCGCGCGGGTGGCGTGGGCGGCGTTCGTCGCCTCGGGCGCGATCGAGCTGACCCAGTTCGTGCTGCACGTCGGCCGCGTGACCTCGACCGACGACGTCCTGCTGAACACGCTCGGAGCCGCCGCGGGCGCCACGTTGTCCTGCGGCTGGAAGCGGGACCACGAGGTGCTCGCCATCCCGGCGCCCCGCCGGCCCACAAGGGAGGGTGGTCCGGTGCGGGTCTGA
- a CDS encoding apolipoprotein N-acyltransferase, protein MRVSLLLGGALLSLFAINARWDVALAAWLANVLLLRFTRRSRWWVAFLWMWLVMALDVAVWLWHADLTSPVFLAIAVALGLAGTLPFLADRLLTARLGTLLGTLVFPLAKVSVEVGVSTLSPVGGIYGVLGTTQHEALPLAQLASVTGVYGVSFVVAWFGSVAVACWEKRPRLRTTVTTYAGVLAVVLAAGGIRLVAAVPDGKTVRVAGVAPAPSAWQRTLDGIAPFESVEDMNRADPAAMRAAFEPVVEDLLARSAREADAGARLVAWPESAVVTLERDEQALLARFREFAARHRIHLSAGITVYTGTAPWVRNETVLIGPDGTLLWTYLKAHPIPVLEPYEAGDGVVPTVDTPFGRLSAVICFDANFPGLLRQGGSRNVDIMMVPSNDWRGIKELNAHSARFRAIENGFTMLRPTMEGMSEVVDPLGRVLASTDYFRGGEDPAVVAYVPSHGTRTIYATVGDLFAWLCLAALAGLTVTAAVTRRS, encoded by the coding sequence GTGAGAGTTTCCCTCCTGCTCGGCGGCGCCCTGCTGTCGCTGTTCGCGATCAACGCCCGCTGGGACGTCGCGCTGGCCGCGTGGCTCGCCAACGTGCTGCTGCTCCGTTTCACCCGCCGGTCCCGCTGGTGGGTGGCTTTCCTGTGGATGTGGCTGGTCATGGCGCTCGACGTGGCCGTGTGGCTGTGGCACGCCGACCTCACCAGCCCGGTCTTCCTGGCCATCGCCGTGGCGCTGGGGCTCGCCGGCACCCTGCCGTTCCTCGCCGACCGGCTGCTCACGGCCCGGCTGGGGACACTGCTCGGCACGCTGGTGTTCCCGCTGGCGAAGGTCTCCGTGGAAGTCGGGGTCTCGACGTTGAGCCCGGTCGGCGGGATCTACGGCGTGCTGGGCACCACGCAGCATGAGGCCCTGCCGCTGGCGCAGCTGGCCTCGGTGACCGGCGTGTACGGCGTGAGCTTCGTCGTCGCCTGGTTCGGGTCGGTCGCGGTGGCGTGCTGGGAGAAGCGGCCGCGGCTGCGAACCACGGTGACCACGTACGCCGGTGTGCTGGCCGTGGTGCTGGCGGCAGGAGGGATCCGGCTGGTGGCCGCGGTCCCGGACGGCAAGACCGTGCGGGTCGCCGGAGTCGCGCCCGCACCGAGCGCCTGGCAACGGACCCTGGACGGGATCGCCCCGTTCGAGTCCGTCGAGGACATGAACCGGGCCGATCCGGCGGCGATGCGAGCGGCGTTCGAGCCCGTCGTCGAGGACCTGCTGGCCCGGTCCGCGCGAGAGGCGGACGCCGGGGCGCGGCTGGTCGCGTGGCCGGAGTCCGCGGTGGTGACGCTGGAACGCGACGAGCAGGCGCTGCTCGCCCGGTTCCGGGAATTCGCCGCACGGCATCGGATCCACCTGTCGGCCGGCATCACTGTGTACACCGGAACGGCGCCGTGGGTGCGCAACGAGACCGTGCTGATCGGCCCGGACGGCACCCTGCTGTGGACCTATCTCAAGGCGCACCCGATCCCGGTGCTGGAGCCCTACGAAGCCGGCGACGGGGTGGTGCCCACCGTGGACACGCCGTTCGGCCGGCTGTCCGCGGTGATCTGCTTCGACGCGAACTTTCCCGGCCTGCTGCGCCAGGGCGGCAGTCGGAATGTGGACATCATGATGGTGCCCTCCAACGACTGGCGCGGCATCAAGGAACTGAACGCCCACAGTGCCCGGTTCCGCGCGATCGAGAACGGCTTCACCATGCTCCGCCCCACCATGGAGGGCATGTCCGAGGTGGTCGACCCGCTCGGCCGGGTGCTGGCCTCCACCGACTACTTCCGCGGCGGCGAGGACCCGGCAGTCGTCGCCTACGTGCCGTCGCACGGCACGCGCACGATCTACGCGACGGTCGGGGACCTCTTCGCCTGGCTGTGCCTGGCGGCGCTGGCGGGACTGACCGTGACCGCGGCCGTCACCCGACGGTCCTGA
- the arfB gene encoding alternative ribosome rescue aminoacyl-tRNA hydrolase ArfB: MTTPGSDLHVSRRLVIPDAELRERFSRSSGPGGQGVNTTDSRVELSFDVARSPSVPEDLRARLLERLGSRLVDGVLTIAASEHRAQLANREAARERLVAALRSAAAPPPPPRRPTKPSRGAKERRLAEKKRRGDVKKGRRGRFDD, translated from the coding sequence GTGACCACCCCCGGTTCTGACCTGCACGTTTCCCGGCGCCTGGTGATTCCGGACGCCGAGCTGCGTGAACGGTTCTCGCGCTCCTCGGGGCCGGGCGGGCAGGGCGTGAACACCACCGACTCGCGGGTCGAGCTGTCGTTCGACGTGGCCCGCTCCCCGTCGGTGCCGGAGGACCTGCGGGCACGCCTGCTGGAGCGGCTCGGTTCGCGGCTGGTCGACGGGGTGCTGACGATCGCGGCGAGCGAGCACCGCGCCCAGCTGGCCAACCGCGAGGCGGCACGGGAACGGCTGGTCGCGGCCCTGCGCTCGGCGGCGGCGCCGCCCCCACCACCCCGGCGCCCCACGAAGCCGTCGCGCGGCGCGAAGGAACGGCGGCTGGCCGAGAAGAAGCGGCGCGGCGACGTGAAGAAGGGTCGCCGGGGCCGCTTCGACGACTAA
- the purM gene encoding phosphoribosylformylglycinamidine cyclo-ligase, whose product MSESTSATYAAAGVSIEAGDQAVELLKPHAERASRPEVLGGVGGFAGLFSLKLDRWKEPVLASSTDGVGTKIAVAQALDKHDTVGIDLVAMVVDDLVVTGAEPLFLQDYIAVGRVVPEKIAALVAGIAEGCVQAGCALLGGETAEHPGLMGEHDYDVSATGVGVVEASEVLGPERVRQGDVVIGMGASGLHSNGYSLARHVLLEIARMPLEGHVEEFGRTLGEEMLEPTRIYAKDCLALAAEADVRTFAHITGGGLEANLARVVPAGLRAELERSTWTPAPVFALIQQRGKVERVEMEKTFNMGVGMVAVVGSEDVDRALAVLTARHVPAWVLGEIRTTEDDGAPRAVLSGDHPRF is encoded by the coding sequence GTGAGCGAGTCCACCAGCGCCACCTATGCCGCCGCCGGCGTCTCGATCGAGGCCGGTGACCAGGCCGTCGAGCTGCTGAAACCGCATGCGGAGCGCGCCAGCAGGCCCGAGGTGCTGGGCGGGGTCGGCGGCTTCGCCGGGTTGTTCTCGCTCAAGCTGGACCGGTGGAAGGAGCCGGTGCTCGCTTCTTCCACCGACGGCGTCGGCACGAAGATCGCGGTCGCGCAGGCGCTCGACAAGCACGACACGGTCGGCATCGACCTGGTCGCGATGGTCGTGGACGACCTGGTGGTCACCGGTGCCGAACCGCTGTTCCTGCAGGACTACATCGCCGTCGGCAGGGTGGTGCCGGAGAAGATCGCCGCCCTGGTCGCCGGCATCGCCGAGGGCTGTGTGCAGGCGGGGTGCGCGCTACTGGGCGGCGAGACCGCCGAGCACCCCGGCCTGATGGGCGAGCACGACTACGACGTGTCCGCCACCGGCGTCGGCGTGGTCGAGGCGTCCGAGGTGCTCGGTCCGGAGCGGGTCCGCCAGGGCGACGTGGTCATCGGCATGGGCGCGTCCGGACTGCACTCCAACGGCTATTCGCTGGCGCGGCACGTGCTGCTGGAGATCGCGCGGATGCCGCTGGAGGGGCACGTCGAGGAGTTCGGCCGCACCCTCGGCGAGGAGATGCTGGAGCCGACGCGGATCTACGCGAAGGACTGCCTGGCGCTGGCCGCCGAAGCCGACGTGCGCACGTTCGCGCACATCACCGGCGGCGGGCTGGAGGCCAACCTCGCGCGGGTCGTCCCCGCCGGATTGCGCGCCGAACTCGAACGCAGCACGTGGACGCCCGCTCCGGTGTTCGCGCTGATCCAGCAGCGCGGCAAGGTCGAGCGCGTCGAGATGGAGAAGACGTTCAACATGGGCGTCGGCATGGTCGCGGTGGTCGGGTCCGAGGACGTCGACCGGGCGCTGGCCGTGCTGACCGCGCGGCACGTGCCTGCCTGGGTGCTCGGTGAGATCCGCACGACCGAGGACGACGGCGCCCCGCGCGCGGTGCTGAGCGGTGACCACCCCCGGTTCTGA